From the Ilumatobacteraceae bacterium genome, the window GGTGACGTACTGACTCGACACGTCACCGCGGATCTCGACGCGGCCGGTGACGGGCGGTCCGGTGATGGTCGCCGGGAGATTGCCGAACGACTCCCCCGGCGTGACGACGACACCGAGTTGGCCGAGCGCCTCGTGCAACGGGCCGAACGGACGTGCCCGCAGCGGCGGGTGGCCGTCGACCGTGAGCGGTGTGGAGCCGAGTGCCGCCACCGCGGTGATGAAGCGTGACGTCGTCCCGGCGAGTCCGGCGAAGAGTGTGCGCGGTACATTCGCCCACGCGGTGCCGACGCCGGTGATCCGCACTCGATCGACGTAGGCATCGACGGCGAGACCGAGCGTGCGCAAGCAATCGAGCATTGCCCGGGTGTCGTCGCCGTCGGGCACGTTGGAGATCGAACTGACACCGTCGGCGAGCGCAGCGCAGACGAGTACCCGGTTGGCGATCGACTTGGAACCGGGGACGGACACGTGTCCCTCGACGGGCCCATCGAGGCGTCGGACGCGACGGGTCTCGGTCATCGAACGCCGTGCATCTCAGACGAGCGGGGTGACCGCTGGCTTGAACCCGCGGGCGATCAGGCCGCCACGGAACACGTCGCTCGAGGCGGCATCGACCAGTACCACGGCGACACCCCGATTGCTCTCGGGCATGTGGACCACCTCGAAGTTGGCGATGTTGACCCCGAGGTCGGCCGCGAGGGTGAACACCTCGGCGGCAGCGCCGGTGCGGTCGGGAATCGGGATCCGGACCTCGGCGACGTTCTCGGGATGCGCCACGCGCCCCGGCAGGTTCGTGCGGGCATCCCTGGCGGCCGAGAGGGCCGTTTGGAGCGCCTCGCGGTCGTCGGCATCGACGATCTCACGAATCTCGGACAGACGCCCGATCAGACCGTCGAGGGCGGTCACGATCGCCGGTCGGTTCTGCGTGCAGATGTCGAGCCAGATGTCGGGATGCCCCGACGCGATCCGGGTCATGTCGCGGAAACCACCGGCGGCGAGTCGCAGCAGCGCTGCGTGCTCTTCGGCGCGGTCGGACGCCAACTGCATCAGCGTCGCGGCCGCGAGGTGCGGAACATGACTCACGACGGCGACCACCTGGTCGTGTCGCTCGGCGGTCAGCGCCACGACCTCGGCCCCGAGCGAGCGCAGCACGCCGGACACCGCGGCGAGTGCTCGGTCGTCGGTGCCCTCGTCGGGTGTCAGCACCCAGATCGCGCCGTTGAACATGTCGCCGTCGGCACCGGCGAGACCGTCGAGTTCGCTGCCCGCCATCGGATGGCCGCCGATGAAGCGCTCGTCGACGCAGGCAGCGGCGATCGGCCCCTTGACCGAGCCGACGTCGGTGACGAGTCCGGTCGTCTCGCCGAGCGCCCGCTTGACCGAGTCGGCAATCGCGAGCACCGGCACCGCGACGAAGGTGATCTCGGCGTCGGGATCCAAACCACCGGCGTCGATGACCTCGAGTTCGACCGCACGGGCGACCGTGTCGGGTCGGGCATCGTCGCCGTGGACCCGCCAACCCCGCTGCCGGAGTCCGAGCGCGACCGATCCACCGACCAGCCCGAGGCCGATCACGTTGGCGGTGCGTTGCCGTGTCACGATCCGGAATCGTACCGGCGGCCCTGTTCGGCCACGGCTTCGGTCAACGCTCGCCGCTCGGCCGTGCTCAACTCGCGCCAGTCACCGGGGCGCAGCGATCGGTCGGTGATCGGTCCGACACGGGTCCGTACCAGCCGCATCACCGGGTGCCCGATCGCTTCGCACATCCGCCGGACCTGGCGGTTGCGCCCCTCGTGGATCGTGAGACGGATGATGCCCGGCGCCGGCTGCGACGCCTGTGCCGGCGAGGTGACGCCGTCGTCGAGTTCGACGCCGTCGCGCAACTGGCGCAGCTGACCTGCGGTCAGTCGGCCCTTGACGTGCACCAGGTATTCCTTCTCGACGCCGTGGCTGGGGTGCGTGATGCGATGGGTGATGTCGCCGTCGTTGGTCAGCAGCAGCAGGCCTTCGGTGTCGGCGTCGAGTCGCCCGACCGGGAACACCCGGGGTTCCGACGGCACCAGATCGACCACGGTCTTGCGCCCGTGGGTGTCCTTGGCCGTGGTGACCACACCGGCCGGCTTGTTGAGCAGGTAGTACACGAGACCCGGGCGGACGCCGACCGGTGCACCGTCGACCTCGATCAGGTCGTTCTCGGCGTCGACCCGACGGCCGAGCGCCGCGACCTCGCCATTGACCCGCACCCGCCCTTCGGCGATCAGTTCCTCGCAGACGCGACGGCTTCCCCATCCCGTCGACGCCAGCACCTTCTGGAGCCGCTCGCCACCGGGCAGCTGTTGATGTCGGGCGGCGAGTTGTTCCCAGAGCGGCGGCTCGGGCTCGGGGCCGTCAGGCGGAGGGGCTGCCATCGCTCGTATCGACCCGGAGTCCGTGCTCGAGTGCCTCGACGACATCGGCGTCGGGGATGAACTCGGCGATCGGCGGCAGGTCGTCCAACGTGTCGATACCGAGCTTCTCGAGGAACTGAGCGGTCGTCCCGAACAGCACGGCCTGGCCCGGTCCGGTGTCGCGACCTGCTTCGTCGATGTACCCCCGCGCCTGGAGGGTGCGGATCACGCCATCGGGGTCGACGCCCCGGATCGATGCGACCTGTGCCCGCGAGATCGGCTGCTTGTAGGCGATGATCGCGAGCGTCTCGAGTGCGGCGCCCGACAATCGGGCCTTCTGATCGTGGAGCACGAACCGCTCGACGTACGGGGTCTGCTCGGGGTGCGTCTGATAGCGGAACCCGCCGGCGACACGCCGGAGCTCGAACCCGCGCTGCTGCTCGACGTAGTCGGCCGCCAGCTGCTCGCACCACTGCTCGACCGAGCTGACCGGTTGTTCGAGCAGTTGCGCCAACAGTTCGGGGGGCACCGGGTCGTGCGACACCATGATCACCGCTTCGATCGCTCGCTTGAACGCGGCGATCTGCTCCTCGACCGGCAACAACTCGTCCGACATGGTCACCAGTCTTACCGGATTCAGCCCTCGTAGGCGTCGATCAGGATGCTCTCGGCGGCGGCCTCGGCATCGCCGCCGCACCACTCGACCTCGATGTCGCCGAACCGCTCGGGCTGGTCGATCTCGACGAAACCCTGTTTGAACAGCTCGAGCACCGCCAGGAATCGAACGATCACTTCGATGCGGTCGGCGAGGTCGGCCGTCAGCCGCCGGAAGGAGATCCGGCCCGCCCGTGGGAGCTCGTCGATCAGTTCGGCGACCGCGTCGGCGACCGTGACCTTGATCGGGTTGACGTGGAACAGGTCGACGATCGGTTCCGGTGTCGGCGTGAGCGCCCGGATCGCGGCGCTCTGGAAGCGGCGCAGGCTCGTGCCTTCGAGCAGGTCGGGCATGAGCTCGGCGAATCGCTCGTCGGGCCCGACCGTGCGAGGGAACGACAGGTCGGCCTCGTCGGCCAGCCGATGGAAGATCTGGGCGACGTCTTTGAAGGTCTTGCACTCGATGAGGCGGGCGAGCAGCAGGTCGCGCTCCTCCCAGAGTGCGAACTCCTCGTCGAGGTCCATGTCGGTCTGACCGGGCAGCAGTCGTCGAGTCTTGAGTTCGACGAGCGTGGCCGCGATCAACAGGAACTCGGTGGCGAGGTCGAGATCGAGGGTCTGCAACTTCTCGAGCTCGGCCAGGTACGCGTCGACGATGTGCGACAGGTCGATCTCGTACAGGTCGACCTGTTCTTTCAGGATCAGCTGCAGGAGCAGGTCGAAGGGCCCGTCGTAGATGGGCGTGTGCACGTCGATGGACATCGGGGAAGACTCTACCGCGGCAAATGACAGAGGTGTAACCACGTGCGTGTGAGTTCTCGGCCGCTCACTCGTCCGTCGGCGCCCACGGCGGCCGCTCGCCGGTCTCCAGTTCGACGACATCGGCTTTGGCCGCCCGATATGTCGCATCGGCCTCGGCGGTGCCCGAGCCCGACGAACGGCTCGCCTTCACCGCGGCGATGGCCCGCTCCAGACGCTGCTCGGCCCGGGCGAGCTTCGCGGCGTGCTCCGCGGCGAGACGCGCTGCGAGCTTGGCGGCCTCTCGTTCGGCCTGGATCCGTTGCTGCTCCGCACGTTCGGCCGCCTTCGCCTGGTCGAGTGCGCGCCCGAACCGCACGAGCGGGTCGGGGTGCTCTGGCTGGCGGCGGTTGCGCTTGCGAGCGGGCATGGTCAACCCTCGCGCGACCGACGGGCGCGATGCGCAGCGGTGTGCGTTCGGCTCGCGCATCGCTGGTCGGAGCAGAACCGTCGCGAACGGTTCTTGGTCGAGTCGTAGAAGACGTGCTCGCACCCCGACGCCGCGCACCGCCCGAAGCGGTCGACGCCGTGGTCGCACAGCGTCTGGGCGAGGCCCATGAGGAGGTCGACGGCGACCTGGTGGGCGAACGGCGTCGTCGCCGACGTCCAATGGATGTGCAGGGCGAAGCCGTCGTGTGAGCTCAACGACGGAGCGATAGCGCAGGACTCGAGTGCCCCGTTGACCTGCGTGACCGCGTCGACGAGTTCGAGCCCTGGTAGCGAACCGAACAGCCGGGCGAGCGGCACCGACCGGTCGACGAACGCCTCGATCTCGACCTGGCTCGCCGTCCGCGCGCGCACGAAGTCGTGATCGACCAACACCGCTCGAACCCGATCCGCGAGGTCCGGCTCGTCGTCGGCGATGACGTTGGCCAACTCCATCGCGGCGTCGACCGTCACCCTGAGTTCCTCGTCGAGCGAGTCGGCACGGACGAACATCTCGCCAGGTTACGACCAGGGAGACGAACGTCACAGCGCATGCCCGAGCCGTAAGGGTCTATGGTGGTTATGCTCCGCACCATGGAGTTGAGCGCCCTGACCCTCGTC encodes:
- a CDS encoding prephenate dehydrogenase/arogenate dehydrogenase family protein; this translates as MTRQRTANVIGLGLVGGSVALGLRQRGWRVHGDDARPDTVARAVELEVIDAGGLDPDAEITFVAVPVLAIADSVKRALGETTGLVTDVGSVKGPIAAACVDERFIGGHPMAGSELDGLAGADGDMFNGAIWVLTPDEGTDDRALAAVSGVLRSLGAEVVALTAERHDQVVAVVSHVPHLAAATLMQLASDRAEEHAALLRLAAGGFRDMTRIASGHPDIWLDICTQNRPAIVTALDGLIGRLSEIREIVDADDREALQTALSAARDARTNLPGRVAHPENVAEVRIPIPDRTGAAAEVFTLAADLGVNIANFEVVHMPESNRGVAVVLVDAASSDVFRGGLIARGFKPAVTPLV
- a CDS encoding pseudouridine synthase, giving the protein MAAPPPDGPEPEPPLWEQLAARHQQLPGGERLQKVLASTGWGSRRVCEELIAEGRVRVNGEVAALGRRVDAENDLIEVDGAPVGVRPGLVYYLLNKPAGVVTTAKDTHGRKTVVDLVPSEPRVFPVGRLDADTEGLLLLTNDGDITHRITHPSHGVEKEYLVHVKGRLTAGQLRQLRDGVELDDGVTSPAQASQPAPGIIRLTIHEGRNRQVRRMCEAIGHPVMRLVRTRVGPITDRSLRPGDWRELSTAERRALTEAVAEQGRRYDSGS
- the scpB gene encoding SMC-Scp complex subunit ScpB translates to MSDELLPVEEQIAAFKRAIEAVIMVSHDPVPPELLAQLLEQPVSSVEQWCEQLAADYVEQQRGFELRRVAGGFRYQTHPEQTPYVERFVLHDQKARLSGAALETLAIIAYKQPISRAQVASIRGVDPDGVIRTLQARGYIDEAGRDTGPGQAVLFGTTAQFLEKLGIDTLDDLPPIAEFIPDADVVEALEHGLRVDTSDGSPSA
- a CDS encoding ScpA family protein, whose product is MSIDVHTPIYDGPFDLLLQLILKEQVDLYEIDLSHIVDAYLAELEKLQTLDLDLATEFLLIAATLVELKTRRLLPGQTDMDLDEEFALWEERDLLLARLIECKTFKDVAQIFHRLADEADLSFPRTVGPDERFAELMPDLLEGTSLRRFQSAAIRALTPTPEPIVDLFHVNPIKVTVADAVAELIDELPRAGRISFRRLTADLADRIEVIVRFLAVLELFKQGFVEIDQPERFGDIEVEWCGGDAEAAAESILIDAYEG
- a CDS encoding CGNR zinc finger domain-containing protein, whose amino-acid sequence is MFVRADSLDEELRVTVDAAMELANVIADDEPDLADRVRAVLVDHDFVRARTASQVEIEAFVDRSVPLARLFGSLPGLELVDAVTQVNGALESCAIAPSLSSHDGFALHIHWTSATTPFAHQVAVDLLMGLAQTLCDHGVDRFGRCAASGCEHVFYDSTKNRSRRFCSDQRCASRTHTAAHRARRSREG